CATATGTCGCCGACCTTCATCCGCTGGAGCGTCTCCGTCCACCCGGCGATGACCCCGTTGACCGGAAAAACGGCCGTCTGCTCCCGTTTGTAGGAGCTGTCGAACTCGGTCCCGTCGATCAGGGTGCCGCGGTAGTGGGTCTCCACCATGTCGGTTTCCTTCGGCGAGGGGCCGGCACCCGACCGGATCACCTTGTACTGCAGGCCGCTCGGAAGGGTGAGAACCCCTTCCTTCTTGCCGTTTGCGGCCAGATAGGCCTCCCCGTCCTTCTTGTTCTTTTCCGCGATCTGCCTGCGCTGCTCCTGGGCCCTGGCCACCAGATCCTGCTGGAAGGCCATCAGCGTCTCCTTTATCTCCTCGCCGGTGAGGAGGGTTTCCCCTCCGGACATGGCGTCCCGAACCCCTTTCGCGAGGAGGTCCGGGTCGATATCGATCGACTGCTTCTTCAGGTTGCTCCCGATGTCCATCCCGATGCTGTAGCTGATCTTCTCCTTCATGCCCGCAAGCTTG
This Candidatus Deferrimicrobiaceae bacterium DNA region includes the following protein-coding sequences:
- a CDS encoding FKBP-type peptidyl-prolyl cis-trans isomerase, which codes for MKLRWVAAAAALLLAGHASAADAPKLAGMKEKISYSIGMDIGSNLKKQSIDIDPDLLAKGVRDAMSGGETLLTGEEIKETLMAFQQDLVARAQEQRRQIAEKNKKDGEAYLAANGKKEGVLTLPSGLQYKVIRSGAGPSPKETDMVETHYRGTLIDGTEFDSSYKREQTAVFPVNGVIAGWTETLQRMKVGDIWQIFLPPELAYGERGAGPIGPNATLVFDIELMSIKGPAETEGAGQEKPAGTR